In Chrysemys picta bellii isolate R12L10 chromosome 3, ASM1138683v2, whole genome shotgun sequence, a single genomic region encodes these proteins:
- the LOC135982505 gene encoding uncharacterized protein LOC135982505: MQSSPAVMAMQSGNRKRAPAWTDREVLDLIAVWGDESVLSELRSKRRNAKIYEKISKDMAERGYSRDATQCRVKIKELRQGYQKTKEANGRSGSHPQTSRFYEALHSILGAAATTTPPVTVDSEDGILSTAGSSDMLGDGEDEEGDEEGEAVGRSHNADFPDSQDLFITLTEIPYEASPAITPDTESGEGSATPSATVSQPSLESHSQRLARIRRRKKRTREDMFSELMASSQAQAAQQTQWRENLTRMHQANMDREERWRQEDQQATQTLLGLLREQTDTLRRLVDVLQERRQEDRAPLQSISNRPPPPPSPIPTSPKVQRRRGGRVPANSHSTPAESSSSRRLSFPKI, from the exons atgcagagctctccagcagtgatggccatgcagtctgggaatagaaagagagccccagcatggactgatcgtgaagtcttggatctcatcgctgtgtggggcgatgagtccgtgctttccgagctgcgatccaaaagaaggaatgcaaagatctacgagaagatctctaaagacatggcagagagaggatacagccgggatgcaacgcagtgccgcgtgaaaatcaaggagctgagacaaggctaccagaagaccaaagaggcaaacggacgctccggatcccatccccagacatcccgtttctacgaggcactgcattccatcctcggtgctgccgccaccactaccccaccagtgaccgtggactctgaggatgggatactgtccacggccggttcctcagacatgttaggggacggggaagatgaggaaggagatgaggagggcgaggcagttggcagatctcacaacgctgatttccccgacagccaggatctcttcatcacccttacagagatcccctacgaagcgtccccagccattaccccggacacagaatctggtgaaggatcagcca ccccgtctgcgactgtctcacaacctagcctggaatcacactcccagaggctagcgcggattaggcgtaggaagaagaggacacgggaggacatgttctctgagcttatggcctcttcccaagcccaggcagcacagcagacccagtggcgggagaacttgacccgaatgcaccaagccaacatggatcgggaggagaggtggcggcaggaagaccagcaggcgactcaaacgctgcttggactactgagggagcaaacggacacgctccggcgccttgtggatgttctgcaggaacggaggcaggaggacagagccccgctgcagtccatctctaaccgccctcccccgccaccaagtcccatacccacctcacccaaagtgcaaagaaggagaggcggcagagtccctgctaactctcactccacccctgcagagagctctagtagcagaaggctctcatttcccaaaatttga